ACTGTTTTAATGATTGCGATAATATCGCTTTCTTTTTCAAAGTTAAATATAGTGACATCTCATAATGTGGGAGAAGAATTTTATATTAAAGATAAACAGTCAATCAAACAGTTGAACAATTATATGAAGACATTGGGATTAGATTATGTTGTTTTTGATAGAAAAACAGATAAAGCTATGGAAGGAAAATATTTATCTAAAGAATTTTCTTTATTTAACGAAGTTGCAGAAGAAAAAAATAATCTGACTTTTAATTCTGTACATTATGATTTATATACTAATATCAATTATAATATTGTTATAAGATATAATGAGATACCGGAGTTCTCTAACCATTACCTTAGAAATGTTTCATATAACATGTTGACATTTTATATTCTGGGAATAGGAACGAGTATCAGCATTGTAGTTGCTTTAACACGGTTTGTAAAAGAAATTTCTTTGAATTTCAAGGAAATCAAGAAGTTAGCAAATAAAATGGGGATAGAAGTCCTTTCTGAAAATGAAAATTATTCTAAAATAATCGAGTTTGATGATATACTTAGAACTTTACATATTAAAGGTGATAATTTGAAAAGTTTGATTGAGCGAGAAATATTGGAAAAGCAAGATCTATCCTTTCAAATTGCAGCACTTTCGCATGATATAAAAACACCTTTAACGGTTTTAAAAGGAAATCTTGAGTTATTAGAATTGACTACTTTAAATAAAAATCAGGAAGGTTATATTGTATCTATGAACAATAGTATTTCTGTTTTTGAAGGCTATTTCAATTCTTTAATATCTTATACACGCATGCTTTCAGAGGATAGATCAGTGAAACTAATTTTAGTTGAGGAGCTATTAAGTGAGTTACATTTTGAAGTCGATGACTTATTGAATATCAATAATATT
The genomic region above belongs to Streptococcus pyogenes and contains:
- a CDS encoding sensor histidine kinase is translated as MFKKYSIKNRVWRAVVEIVFGVCITVLMIAIISLSFSKLNIVTSHNVGEEFYIKDKQSIKQLNNYMKTLGLDYVVFDRKTDKAMEGKYLSKEFSLFNEVAEEKNNLTFNSVHYDLYTNINYNIVIRYNEIPEFSNHYLRNVSYNMLTFYILGIGTSISIVVALTRFVKEISLNFKEIKKLANKMGIEVLSENENYSKIIEFDDILRTLHIKGDNLKSLIEREILEKQDLSFQIAALSHDIKTPLTVLKGNLELLELTTLNKNQEGYIVSMNNSISVFEGYFNSLISYTRMLSEDRSVKLILVEELLSELHFEVDDLLNINNIEFSICNRLIITSFYGDEENLIRALSNLLVNAIRFMPVLDKKIEVILSESGEQIHFEIWNNGERFSDSTLKKGDKLFYTEDYSRGNKHYGIGLAFVKGVAIKHGGNLQLNNPARGGASAIISIKKKI